In Oncorhynchus clarkii lewisi isolate Uvic-CL-2024 chromosome 2, UVic_Ocla_1.0, whole genome shotgun sequence, one DNA window encodes the following:
- the LOC139421998 gene encoding cation-dependent mannose-6-phosphate receptor-like, translating to MKVSMSPPHTAKSVRLLVLAVQLVLLVCGSQARDDTKRCKLFSESPAERKVLSLLEPLTNKTFSVKTTSDEESYTYQFQVCGDVGKTVGAGLVQIDHTEKKLEIVLGLYTVTQAIGGSDWVMLIYSNGTKYDGHCSKEMRKAIVMISCNRGVEMGNLEVVLEERERDRDCFYLFELDSSAVCPALPSQLSAGSIILIIGFVLLSVYLICGFLYQRLIVGAKGLQQFPNYVFWTQVGNLAADGCNIVCRTQGPEEEPPTYRGVSTEPEEEPEERDDHLLPM from the exons ATGAAG GTGTCCatgtcccccccacacacagcgaAGTCTGTGCGGCTGTTAGTTCTGGCTGTTCAGCTGGTCCTGTTAGTGTGTGGAAGCCAGGCCCGTGACGACACCAAGAGGTGTAAGCTGTTCTCTGAGTCCCCGGCAGAACGGAAGGTCCTCAGTCTTCTAGAACCGCTCACTAACAAGAC TTTCTCTGTGAAGACGACAAGCGACGAGGAGAGCTACACGTACCAGTTCCAAGTGTGTGGGGATGTGGGGAAAACGGTCGGAGCGGGACTCGTTCAGATCGACCATACCGAGAAGAAACTTGAGATCGTGCTTGGCCTGTACACTGTAACACAGGCTATCGGAGGAA GTGACTGGGTGATGTTGATCTACAGCAACGGCACCAAGTATGACGGCCACTGTTCCAAGGAGATGAGGAAAGCCATTGTCATGATCTCCTGCAACAGAGGAGTGGaaatg GGGAatctggaagtggtgttggaggagagggagagggacagggactgTTTCTATCTGTTTGAACTGGACTCCAGTGCGGTCTGTCCCGCTCTGCCATCCCAGCTCAGTGCAGGTTCCATAATACTCATCAT TGGGTTCGTCCTCTTGTCAGTGTACCTCATTTGTGGATTCCTCTACCAGCGGTTGATTGTCGGGGCCAAAGGGTTGCAGCAGTTCCCCAACTATGTCTTCTGGACGCAGGTTGGCAACCTGGCAGCG gATGGATGCAACATCGTGTGTAGAACACAGGGCCCCGAAGAGGAACCTCCCACATACAGGGGTGTGTCCACAGAGCCAGAGGAGGAGCCAGAAGAGAGGGATGACCACTTGCTTCCCATGTGA
- the LOC139422009 gene encoding polyhomeotic-like protein 1 isoform X2, whose protein sequence is MDAGDDQNTGSTNGNAPSAGNTRPPQIAHMSLYERQAVQALQALQRQPNAAQYFQQLMLQQQINSAQQLHNLAAVQQATLAASRQSNSPNHSVSQATTTVNLSTASGGGTMTNTRPLGPATSVTSSALSQSVLLGGNSAGQGQMYLRVNRSLRAPLAASQLIFMPGGTATAAVATVAQQQPQQQQQQQGVHPTSNAQSDNDQVQNLALHCISTPRVAAVKTEFPDRRDAANYSFSQQQQQHSQQQQQQFSQNTQQQQQHMANKLTSYTHPTALPSINVKTGNQLNMAPTAATSVPASPSPTLPLSQLLISPSGLCQARAVTTVTPAATVTHILVPTSNVPTSSQGYPIGSVAPKTNINTQTLVVQPLQQSNTNMDKVSHSSGPVHIQPKTSQGHRLPVQLPPRHPPPILPAPPNTGCHHPPHVPVQLVGARQGSVGNSQALAQARSCCPQDNGTAIASTGGNTTAKPAIGSLKRKSETDATNEMAVELSQLCCPPMRDSAPPLSPAPTLDSAPKVVPAFSSPPTLSLPLPLSRGVGGQIDRAPLPQAVVKPQVLTHLIEGFVIQEGAEPFPVTGPVKEPLAMGVQQADNGGPAVLKCEYCESLAPASQFRGSKRFCSKTCAKRYNVSCSHHFQVSRGRASARPPGPPVPPDNIVRRRGPRRSSSEIACAKIAGRHLPVKECRSESSRSEDVSSCDGEEEEEDSPSLSPSSSLSCPRPAHCDPHLDDSAQGSLPLDEANFLSGSPAHWGVEEVCRFISSLQGCEDLAAQFLSQEIDGQALLLLREEHLISTMNIKLGPALKICAFINSLRD, encoded by the exons ATGGATGCAGGTGATGACCAGAACACGGGCTCTACCAATGGGAATGCTCCGTCTGCTGGGAACACCCGCCCTCCCCAGATAGCCCACATGTCTCTGTATGAGAGGCAAGCTGTGCAG GCCCTTCAGGCGCTGCAGAGACAGCCGAACGCAGCCCAGTACTTCCAGCAGCTCATGCTGCAGCAGCAAATCAACAGTGCCCAGCAGCTTCACAACCTGGCTGCTGTGCAACAG GCCACCCTCGCTGCTAGTCGCCAGTCCAACTCTCCCAACCACAGTGTCTCCCAAGCAACCACCACT GTCAATCTGAGCACCGCCTCTGGGGGAGGGACCATGACCAATACCCGCCCCCTCGGCCCTGCCACGTCAGTGACATCATCAGCTCTCAGCCAATCAGTGCTGCTGGGTGGGAACTCAGCCGGACAGGGCCAGATGTACCTGAGA GTCAACCGCTCCCTCAGGGCACCCCTCGCAGCCTCCCAGCTCATCTTCATGCCTGGTGGCACAGCAACGGCTGCTGTAGCGACAGTTGCACAGCAACAGCCtcagcaacaacagcagcaacagggAGTCCATCCCACCTCCAATGCCCAATCCGACAATGACCAG GTGCAGAACCTGGCTCTCCATTGTATCTCCACTCCCAGAGTGGCCGCAGTGAAGACTGAGTTTCCAGACAGGAGAGACGCAG ccAACTATTCTTttagtcaacaacaacaacagcattctcagcagcaacagcagcaattCTCTCAGAACACCCAGCAGCAACAGCAACATATGGCCAACAAACTGACTAGCTACACTCATCCCACTGCTCTCCCCAGTATAAATGTCAAGACTGGAAACCAGCTGAATATGGCCCCAACCGCTGCCACCTCAgttcctgcctccccctctcccacgctccctctctcccagctCCTCATCTCCCCCTCAGGCCTTTGTCAGGCCCGGGCGGTAACCACAGTTACCCCTGCTGCCACGGTAACGCACATCCTAGTCCCCACCTCCAACGTTCCTACTTCCTCCCAGGGCTACCCCATAGGTTCAGTCGCTCCCAAAACTAACATCAACACCCAGACCTTGGTGGTGCAGCCACTGCAGCAGTCCAACACTAACATGGACAAGGTGAGCCACAGCTCTGGCCCTGTGCACATACAGCCCAAAACCTCACAGGGTCACCGCTTACCTGTCCAGCTGCCCCCACGCCACCCTCCACCTATCCTCCCGGCTCCGCCCAATACGGGGTGCCATCACCCGCCCCATGTCCCAGTCCAGCTGGTGGGAGCTAGGCAGGGCTCAGTAGGAAACTCCCAGGCTTTGGCACAGGCCCGAAGCTGCTGCCCCCAGGACAACGGCACCGCTATAGCCTCTACTGGAGGGAACACCACG GCAAAGCCTGCAATTGGCTCATTGAAGAGGAAGTCGGAAACTGATGCAACCAATGAGATGGCAGTCGAACTTTCCCAACTTTGCTGTCCACCAATGAGAGATTCTGCCCCTCCTCTATCTCCTGCCCCCACGTTGGACTCAG cTCCTAAAGTGGTGCcagccttctcctctccccccaccctgtctctgcctctgccccTGTCTCGGGGCGTGGGGGGTCAGATAGACAGAGCCCCTCTGCCCCAGGCGGTGGTCAAACCTCAGGTCCTCACCCACCTCATAGAGGGTTTTGTCATCCAGGAGGGAGCTGAGCCTTTCCCT GTGACTGGGCCAGTGAAGGAGCCTCTAGCCATGGGTGTTCAGCAGGCTGACAATGGAGGCCCTGCAG TGTTGAAGTGTGAGTACTGTGAGAGCTTGGCTCCAGCCAGCCAGTTCAGGGGCTCCAAGAGGTTCTGCTCCAAGACCTGCGCTAAGAG ATACAATGTGAGCTGCAGTCATCACTTCCAGGTCAGCAGGGGGCGAGCTTCTGCACGGCCGCCCGGTCCTCCTGTTCCCCCAGACAACATCGTCAGACGCAGGGGTCCTCGCAGGAGTAGCTCTGAGATCGCCTGCGCTAAAATAGCCGGCAGACATTTGCCTGTCAAGGAG TGTCGTTCTGAGTCCAGTCGCTCAGAGGATGTGTCCAGCTGTgacggagaggaggaggaggaagattcCCCATCACTCTCCCCtagctcctccctctcctgccctAGGCCCGCCCACTGTGATCCCCATTTGGACGACTCAGCTCAAGGCAGCCTCCCATTGGACGAGGCCAACTTCCTGTCCGGGAGCCCCGCCCATTGGGGTGTGGAGGAGGTCTGCAGGTTCATCTCTTCACTACAAG gtTGTGAGGACCTGGCTGCCCAGTTCCTGTCACAGGAGATTGACGGACAGGCCCTGCTGCTACTCAGAGAAGAACACCTAATCTCCACCATGAACATCAAACTAGGACCCGCCCTCAAGATCTGTGCCTTCATCAACAGCCTACGAGACTga
- the LOC139422009 gene encoding polyhomeotic-like protein 1 isoform X1 — protein MDAGDDQNTGSTNGNAPSAGNTRPPQIAHMSLYERQAVQALQALQRQPNAAQYFQQLMLQQQINSAQQLHNLAAVQQATLAASRQSNSPNHSVSQATTTVNLSTASGGGTMTNTRPLGPATSVTSSALSQSVLLGGNSAGQGQMYLRVNRSLRAPLAASQLIFMPGGTATAAVATVAQQQPQQQQQQQGVHPTSNAQSDNDQVQNLALHCISTPRVAAVKTEFPDRRDAANYSFSQQQQQHSQQQQQQFSQNTQQQQQHMANKLTSYTHPTALPSINVKTGNQLNMAPTAATSVPASPSPTLPLSQLLISPSGLCQARAVTTVTPAATVTHILVPTSNVPTSSQGYPIGSVAPKTNINTQTLVVQPLQQSNTNMDKVSHSSGPVHIQPKTSQGHRLPVQLPPRHPPPILPAPPNTGCHHPPHVPVQLVGARQGSVGNSQALAQARSCCPQDNGTAIASTGGNTTVTLLDTKRVGMCVCMCMCVCVCVCVCVCVCVCVCVCVCVCVLIKTCLFLLHQAKPAIGSLKRKSETDATNEMAVELSQLCCPPMRDSAPPLSPAPTLDSAPKVVPAFSSPPTLSLPLPLSRGVGGQIDRAPLPQAVVKPQVLTHLIEGFVIQEGAEPFPVTGPVKEPLAMGVQQADNGGPAVLKCEYCESLAPASQFRGSKRFCSKTCAKRYNVSCSHHFQVSRGRASARPPGPPVPPDNIVRRRGPRRSSSEIACAKIAGRHLPVKECRSESSRSEDVSSCDGEEEEEDSPSLSPSSSLSCPRPAHCDPHLDDSAQGSLPLDEANFLSGSPAHWGVEEVCRFISSLQGCEDLAAQFLSQEIDGQALLLLREEHLISTMNIKLGPALKICAFINSLRD, from the exons ATGGATGCAGGTGATGACCAGAACACGGGCTCTACCAATGGGAATGCTCCGTCTGCTGGGAACACCCGCCCTCCCCAGATAGCCCACATGTCTCTGTATGAGAGGCAAGCTGTGCAG GCCCTTCAGGCGCTGCAGAGACAGCCGAACGCAGCCCAGTACTTCCAGCAGCTCATGCTGCAGCAGCAAATCAACAGTGCCCAGCAGCTTCACAACCTGGCTGCTGTGCAACAG GCCACCCTCGCTGCTAGTCGCCAGTCCAACTCTCCCAACCACAGTGTCTCCCAAGCAACCACCACT GTCAATCTGAGCACCGCCTCTGGGGGAGGGACCATGACCAATACCCGCCCCCTCGGCCCTGCCACGTCAGTGACATCATCAGCTCTCAGCCAATCAGTGCTGCTGGGTGGGAACTCAGCCGGACAGGGCCAGATGTACCTGAGA GTCAACCGCTCCCTCAGGGCACCCCTCGCAGCCTCCCAGCTCATCTTCATGCCTGGTGGCACAGCAACGGCTGCTGTAGCGACAGTTGCACAGCAACAGCCtcagcaacaacagcagcaacagggAGTCCATCCCACCTCCAATGCCCAATCCGACAATGACCAG GTGCAGAACCTGGCTCTCCATTGTATCTCCACTCCCAGAGTGGCCGCAGTGAAGACTGAGTTTCCAGACAGGAGAGACGCAG ccAACTATTCTTttagtcaacaacaacaacagcattctcagcagcaacagcagcaattCTCTCAGAACACCCAGCAGCAACAGCAACATATGGCCAACAAACTGACTAGCTACACTCATCCCACTGCTCTCCCCAGTATAAATGTCAAGACTGGAAACCAGCTGAATATGGCCCCAACCGCTGCCACCTCAgttcctgcctccccctctcccacgctccctctctcccagctCCTCATCTCCCCCTCAGGCCTTTGTCAGGCCCGGGCGGTAACCACAGTTACCCCTGCTGCCACGGTAACGCACATCCTAGTCCCCACCTCCAACGTTCCTACTTCCTCCCAGGGCTACCCCATAGGTTCAGTCGCTCCCAAAACTAACATCAACACCCAGACCTTGGTGGTGCAGCCACTGCAGCAGTCCAACACTAACATGGACAAGGTGAGCCACAGCTCTGGCCCTGTGCACATACAGCCCAAAACCTCACAGGGTCACCGCTTACCTGTCCAGCTGCCCCCACGCCACCCTCCACCTATCCTCCCGGCTCCGCCCAATACGGGGTGCCATCACCCGCCCCATGTCCCAGTCCAGCTGGTGGGAGCTAGGCAGGGCTCAGTAGGAAACTCCCAGGCTTTGGCACAGGCCCGAAGCTGCTGCCCCCAGGACAACGGCACCGCTATAGCCTCTACTGGAGGGAACACCACGGTAACCCTCTTAGATACTAAAAGagttgggatgtgtgtgtgtatgtgtatgtgtgtgtgtgtgtgtgtgtgtgtgtgtgtgtgtgtgtgtgtgtgtgtgtgtgtgtgtgtgtgtgtgtgtgtgttaataaaaACTTGTCTCTTCCTGTTGCATCAGGCAAAGCCTGCAATTGGCTCATTGAAGAGGAAGTCGGAAACTGATGCAACCAATGAGATGGCAGTCGAACTTTCCCAACTTTGCTGTCCACCAATGAGAGATTCTGCCCCTCCTCTATCTCCTGCCCCCACGTTGGACTCAG cTCCTAAAGTGGTGCcagccttctcctctccccccaccctgtctctgcctctgccccTGTCTCGGGGCGTGGGGGGTCAGATAGACAGAGCCCCTCTGCCCCAGGCGGTGGTCAAACCTCAGGTCCTCACCCACCTCATAGAGGGTTTTGTCATCCAGGAGGGAGCTGAGCCTTTCCCT GTGACTGGGCCAGTGAAGGAGCCTCTAGCCATGGGTGTTCAGCAGGCTGACAATGGAGGCCCTGCAG TGTTGAAGTGTGAGTACTGTGAGAGCTTGGCTCCAGCCAGCCAGTTCAGGGGCTCCAAGAGGTTCTGCTCCAAGACCTGCGCTAAGAG ATACAATGTGAGCTGCAGTCATCACTTCCAGGTCAGCAGGGGGCGAGCTTCTGCACGGCCGCCCGGTCCTCCTGTTCCCCCAGACAACATCGTCAGACGCAGGGGTCCTCGCAGGAGTAGCTCTGAGATCGCCTGCGCTAAAATAGCCGGCAGACATTTGCCTGTCAAGGAG TGTCGTTCTGAGTCCAGTCGCTCAGAGGATGTGTCCAGCTGTgacggagaggaggaggaggaagattcCCCATCACTCTCCCCtagctcctccctctcctgccctAGGCCCGCCCACTGTGATCCCCATTTGGACGACTCAGCTCAAGGCAGCCTCCCATTGGACGAGGCCAACTTCCTGTCCGGGAGCCCCGCCCATTGGGGTGTGGAGGAGGTCTGCAGGTTCATCTCTTCACTACAAG gtTGTGAGGACCTGGCTGCCCAGTTCCTGTCACAGGAGATTGACGGACAGGCCCTGCTGCTACTCAGAGAAGAACACCTAATCTCCACCATGAACATCAAACTAGGACCCGCCCTCAAGATCTGTGCCTTCATCAACAGCCTACGAGACTga